One segment of Ziziphus jujuba cultivar Dongzao chromosome 12, ASM3175591v1 DNA contains the following:
- the LOC125418572 gene encoding LOW QUALITY PROTEIN: serine carboxypeptidase-like 50 (The sequence of the model RefSeq protein was modified relative to this genomic sequence to represent the inferred CDS: deleted 1 base in 1 codon; substituted 1 base at 1 genomic stop codon) → MESVNYNLFNLLYILFLLHQKPVLPTPVLPKEALPTKSGYLPVNQSSGSAIFYTFYEAQNPTLAISQTPLLLWLQGGPGCSSMIGNFLELGPWRVNFHKKDDEPLSLEPNSGSWNRIFGLLFLDNPIGTGFSFAEKSEEIPRDQNSVAKHLFAAIIGFFKLNPSFRSRPLYITGESYAGKYIPAIGYYILKVNRKLKESVKVNLAGIAIGNGLTDPMTQEATHASTAYFSGFINEKQKDELEKLQGEAIRLTETGNWNEATNARTEIMDLLQNMTALATMYDFTKKAAYKDYMVTELLQIEEVKKALGAKESVTFEACSKLVGAALHDDLMRSVKFMVELLVKKTKVLLYQGHLDLRIGVVSAXAWIKTLNWEGSEKFQTAERKIWKVTGELAGYVQKWRRFSHVVVLGAGHLVPADQPLNSQAMIEEWVLDEGLFGNAQEESLPSNLRAIV, encoded by the exons ATGGAGTCGGTGAACTACAATCTTTTCAACCTCCTTTACATCTTGTTTTTGCTTCATCAAAAACCAGTGTTACCAACTCCTGTCCTTCCTAAAGAAGCTCTTCCAACTAAATCAGGATACCTTCCAGTCAATCAAAGCTCCGGTTCCGCTATTTTCTACACCTTCTATGAAGCCCAAAACCCCACTTTGGCAATCTCCCAAACCCCACTTCTCCTTTGGCTCCAAGGTGGCCCTGGCTGCTCCTCCATGATCGGAAACTTCTTAGAGCTCGGACCCTGGCGTGTCAACTTCCACAAGAAGGACGATGAACCCCTTTCTCTCGAGCCCAACTCCGGTTCTTGGAACCGGATCTTCGGCCTTCTCTTCCTCGACAATCCGATAGGAACCGGATTCAGTTTTGCCGAGAAATCGGAAGAAATCCCAAGAGACCAGAACTCAGTCGCCAAACATCTATTTGCTGCGATCATTGGGTTTTTCAAATTAAACCCGTCGTTTAGATCTCGGCCGCTTTATATAACCGGCGAGAGCTACGCCGGGAAATATATTCCGGCGATTGGGTACTATATTCTGAAAGTGAATAGGAAGTTGAAAGAATCCGTGAAGGTGAATTTAGCGGGTATTGCTATTGGAAACGGGTTGACTGACCCGATGACCCAAGAAGCAACTCATGCTTCGACTGCTTACTTCTCTGGTTTTATTAATGAAAAGCAGAAAGATGAATTGGAGAAGCTCCAAGGGGAGGCAATCAGGCTGACTGAAACGGGGAATTGGAATGAAGCAACGAATGCAAGA ACAGAGATCATGGATTTATTGCAAAACATGACGGCTTTGGCTACCATGTATGATTTTACAAAGAAAGCTGCTTACAAGGATTACATGGTCACTGAGCTTTTGCAGATAGAAGAGGTAAAGAAGGCCTTAGGAGCAAAGGAATCGGTCACGTTTGAGGCGTGTAGCAAATTGGTAGGTGCCGCATTGCATGATGATTTAATGAGAAGTGTGAAATTTATGGTGGAATTGTTGGTGAAGAAGACCAAGGTTTTGCTGTACCAGGGTCATTTGGATTTGAGAATTGGTGTTGTTTCTGCTTAGGCTTGGATTAAGACATTGAATTGGGAAGGGAGCGAAAAGTTTCAAACTGCAGAGAGAAAAATTTGGAAAGTGACTGGGGAACTTGCTGGGTATGTTCAGAAATGGAGGAGGTTTAGCCATGTTGTGGTTTTAGGAGCTGGGCATTTGGTTCCTGCCGATCAGCCATTGAACTCTCAAGCAATGATAGAAGAATGGGTTTTGGATGAAGGACTATTTGGCAATGCTCAAGAGGAAAGTTTACCATCAAATTTGAGAGCAATAGTTTAA
- the LOC107429311 gene encoding ATP-dependent DNA helicase homolog RECG, chloroplastic isoform X1, which produces MAPAVSTVQSCGMCFSGKRFRSAIAFEAEKGYRNALGREMRFNNFFFSKFSKICTRSKHEFVGKLLEEVDGIASISNRSKLLDKVSVMMGYDGLHDLIENERAEKHSTTNIKAAMDNFDVSLVRKRFPSIIVGSSPRLELYDGATNFCQTRSLLETQSCEDFLSNSILEEQGRLNVNETWHSLDSALPCLRTFSPSEDHSATLHISHPPTPVTTEKNSNQPATLKEPVGLESQIDAASIELLLDRSISCITGLRKKHCRQLEDCGFHTLRKVLHHFPRTYADLQNAQIGIDDGRYFIFVGKILSSRGIRASCSFSFLEVVVGCEIADCESTSKDSIDDTNSSENKKKTIYLHLKKFFRGARFTFQPFLKSIQDKHKEGEIVCVSGKVKTMRTKDHYEMREYNIDVLEDEKDSSFQAMGRPYPIYPSKGGLNPNFLRDIIARALQALPVIFDPIPKGIIQDFKLLSLHEAYAGIHQPKNINEADMARKRLIFDEFFYLQLGRLFQMLEGLGTQIEKDGLLDKYRKPEINAAYIEGWSCLAKTFLKSLPYSLTSSQLSAVSEIIWDLRQPVPMNRLLQGDVGCGKTIVAFLACMEVIGSGYQAAFMVPTELLAFQHYEQLSNLLENMEEIECKPSIALLTGSTPLRQSRMIRKDLQTGDISMVIGTHSLIAENVEFSALRIAVVDEQHRFGVIQRGRFNSKLFNTSISSTIATTDSDETSKVDNYMAPHVLAMSATPIPRTLALALYGDVSLTQITDLPPGRIPVETLIIEGSDNGFQNVYKQIMLDELQAGGKVYLVYPVIEQSEQLPQLRAASADFESISDKFQDYSCGLLHGKMKGDEKDEALRRFRSGETQILLATQVIEIGVDVPDASLMVVMNAERFGIAQLHQLRGRVGRGVKKSKCIFIASTASSLNRLKVLEKSSDGFHLANVDLLLRGPGDLLGKKQSGHLPEFPIARLEVDGNILQEAHLAALKVLSASHDMEQFPLLKAELSMRQPLSLLGD; this is translated from the exons ATGGCACCAGCAGTCTCAACTGTGCAATCATGCGGCATG TGTTTCAGTGGAAAAAGATTCAGAAGTGCAATAGCTTTTGAGGCTGAAAAAGGATATAGGAATGCTTTGGGTAGAGAAATGAG gttcaataattttttcttctccAAATTCTCAAAGATTTGTACTCGATCAAAGCATGAGTTTGTGGGAAAGCTGTTGGAGGAAGTAGATGGTATAGCAAGCATCTCAAACCGTTCAAAGTTGCTTGATAAG GTATCGGTTATGATGGGCTATGATGGTCTTCATGATTTGATCGAGAATGAAAGAGCTGAAAAGCACTCTACTACAAACATTAAAGCTGCAATGGATAATTTTGATGTCTCTTTGGTCCGTAAAAGATTTCCATCAATCATTGTGGGTAGTTCTCCTCGATTGGAACTATATGATGGGGCTACAAATTTTTGTCAGACGAGGAGTCTTTTGGAAACTCAAAGTTGTGAAGACTTTCTTTCTAATTCAATATTGGAAGAGCAGGGGAGACTTAATGTAAATGAAACTTGGCATTCTCTAGATTCTGCTCTTCCAtgtttgagaactttttcaccAAGCGAAGATCATTCTGCTACACTGCACATATCCCATCCTCCTACGCCGGTAACTACTGAGAAAAATTCAAACCAACCAGCCACTTTGAAGGAGCCTGTTGGGCTTGAATCACAAATAGATGCTGCATCCATTGAGTTATTGCTTGACAGATCTATCAGTTGCATAACTGGACTAAGGAAGAAGCACTGTCGCCAGCTGGAAGACTGTGGTTTTCACACG TTACGGAAAGTGTTGCACCATTTTCCTCGGACCTATGCTGATTTACAGAATGCTCAGATTGGAATTGATGATGGACGGtactttatttttgttgggAAGATCTTGTCTTCGAG gggtatcagagctagttgtTCTTTTTCGTTTCTTGAGGTTGTTGTAGGTTGTGAAATTGCAGACTGTGAATCTACATCAAAAGATAGTATTGATGATACAAACAGTagtgaaaacaagaaaaagacaaTTTATTTGCATTTGAAGAAATTCTTCCGAGGTGCTCGGTTTACTTTTCAACCTTTTCTTAAAAGTATCCAGGACAAGCACAAGGAAGGAGAGATTGTATGTGTTAGTGGTAAG GTGAAGACTATGCGTACCAAAGATCACTATGAAATGAGAGAATATAATATAGATGTCCTTGAAGATGAAAAAGATTCATCCTTTCAGGCAATGGGGAGGCCATATCCTATTTACCCTTCCAAAGGAGGCCTAAATCCAAATTTTTTGAGGGACATCATTGCAAG AGCGTTACAAGCTTTGCCTGTAATTTTCGATCCTATTCCTAAAGGTATCATTCAGGACTTCAAACTGCTAAGTCTTCATGAA GCATATGCTGGGATTCACCAACCAAAGAACATAAATGAGGCTGATATGGCTCGCAAGCGGCTTATATTTGATGAGTTCTTCTATTTGCAG CTGGGGCGCTTGTTCCAAATGCTTGAAGGTCTTGGTACACAAATAGAGAAAGATGGATTGCTGGATAAGTATAGGAAACCTGAGATAAATGCTGCTTATATTGAGGGATGGTCTTGTCTGGCAAAAACATTTTTGAAGTCTCTTCCATATTCACTTACATCTAGTCAATTAAGTGCTGTTTCAGAGATTATTTGGGATCTTAGGCAACCAGTTCCCATGAATCGGCTATTGCAg GGTGATGTTGGATGTGGAAAGACTATAGTTGCTTTTTTGGCTTGCATGGAGGTTATTGGCTCTGGATATCAG gcAGCTTTCATGGTTCCTACTGAGCTGCTTGCATTCCAGCATTATGAGCAGTTAAGTAATTTGCTTGAAAACATGGAGGAGATTGAGTGCAAACCTTCCATTGCTTTACTAACAGGTTCAACCCCATTAAGACAATCAAGGATGATTCGTAAG GATCTTCAAACTGGAGACATATCAATGGTCATTGGAACCCACAGTTTAATAGCTGAAAATGTAGAGTTCTCTGCATTACGGATTGCTGTAGTGGATGAGCAACATCGTTTTGGTGTGATCCAGAGAGGAAGGTTTAACAGCAAG TTATTTAACACTTCCATAAGTTCAACTATTGCAACAACTGATTCAGATGAGACCTCAAAAGTTGATAACTATATGGCTCCTCATGTTCTTGCCATGTCAGCTACTCCCATCCCTAGAACACTTGCTCTAGCTTTATATGGGGATGTATCCCTGACACAG ATAACTGACTTACCTCCTGGAAGAATACCAGTTGAGACACTCATTATTGAAGGGAGTGACAATGGCTTTCAGAATGTTTACAAG CAGATAATGCTAGATGAGCTTCAAGCAGGAGGAAAGGTGTATCTTGTGTATCCAGTCATTGAACAATCCGAACAGCTGCCTCAACTTCGTGCAGCTTCTGCAGATTTTGAATCCATATCTGATAAGTTTCAGGATTATAGCTGTGGTTTGTTGCATGGAAAAATGAAGGGTGATGAGAAAGATGAAGCATTAAGACGGTTTAGGTCTGGAGAAACTCAAATACTGCTTGCCACACAAGTAATTGAGATTGGAGTTGATGTTCCAGATGCATCCTTGATGGTTGTTATGAATGCTGAGAGGTTTGGGATAGCTCAGCTGCACCAACTTAGAGGACGGGTTGGACGTGGAGTGAAGAAGTCTAAATGCATATTTATAGCATCTACTGCTAGTAGCCTAAATCGGCTGAAAGTGCTAGAAAAATCATCAGATGGTTTTCACTTGGCAAATGTGGACCTTCTTTTACGTGGACCTGGTGATTTGCTTGGTAAAAAACAATCAGGGCATCTTCCAGAGTTTCCTATTGCTAGATTAGAAGTAGATGGGAATATTTTACAGGAAGCACACCTTGCTGCACTG AAAGTTTTGAGTGCTTCTCATGATATGGAGCAATTCCCACTGCTCAAAGCAGAGCTTAGCATGAGACAGCCGCTCTCTCTTTTGGGTGACTGA
- the LOC107429311 gene encoding ATP-dependent DNA helicase homolog RECG, chloroplastic isoform X2, with protein sequence MAPAVSTVQSCGMCFSGKRFRSAIAFEAEKGYRNALGREMRFNNFFFSKFSKICTRSKHEFVGKLLEEVDGIASISNRSKLLDKVSVMMGYDGLHDLIENERAEKHSTTNIKAAMDNFDVSLVRKRFPSIIVGSSPRLELYDGATNFCQTRSLLETQSCEDFLSNSILEEQGRLNVNETWHSLDSALPCLRTFSPSEDHSATLHISHPPTPVTTEKNSNQPATLKEPVGLESQIDAASIELLLDRSISCITGLRKKHCRQLEDCGFHTLRKVLHHFPRTYADLQNAQIGIDDGRYFIFVGKILSSRGIRASCSFSFLEVVVGCEIADCESTSKDSIDDTNSSENKKKTIYLHLKKFFRGARFTFQPFLKSIQDKHKEGEIVCVSGKVKTMRTKDHYEMREYNIDVLEDEKDSSFQAMGRPYPIYPSKGGLNPNFLRDIIARALQALPVIFDPIPKGIIQDFKLLSLHEAYAGIHQPKNINEADMARKRLIFDEFFYLQLGRLFQMLEGLGTQIEKDGLLDKYRKPEINAAYIEGWSCLAKTFLKSLPYSLTSSQLSAVSEIIWDLRQPVPMNRLLQGDVGCGKTIVAFLACMEVIGSGYQAAFMVPTELLAFQHYEQLSNLLENMEEIECKPSIALLTGSTPLRQSRMIRKDLQTGDISMVIGTHSLIAENVEFSALRIAVVDEQHRFGVIQRGRFNSKLFNTSISSTIATTDSDETSKVDNYMAPHVLAMSATPIPRTLALALYGDVSLTQITDLPPGRIPVETLIIEGSDNGFQNVYKIMLDELQAGGKVYLVYPVIEQSEQLPQLRAASADFESISDKFQDYSCGLLHGKMKGDEKDEALRRFRSGETQILLATQVIEIGVDVPDASLMVVMNAERFGIAQLHQLRGRVGRGVKKSKCIFIASTASSLNRLKVLEKSSDGFHLANVDLLLRGPGDLLGKKQSGHLPEFPIARLEVDGNILQEAHLAALKVLSASHDMEQFPLLKAELSMRQPLSLLGD encoded by the exons ATGGCACCAGCAGTCTCAACTGTGCAATCATGCGGCATG TGTTTCAGTGGAAAAAGATTCAGAAGTGCAATAGCTTTTGAGGCTGAAAAAGGATATAGGAATGCTTTGGGTAGAGAAATGAG gttcaataattttttcttctccAAATTCTCAAAGATTTGTACTCGATCAAAGCATGAGTTTGTGGGAAAGCTGTTGGAGGAAGTAGATGGTATAGCAAGCATCTCAAACCGTTCAAAGTTGCTTGATAAG GTATCGGTTATGATGGGCTATGATGGTCTTCATGATTTGATCGAGAATGAAAGAGCTGAAAAGCACTCTACTACAAACATTAAAGCTGCAATGGATAATTTTGATGTCTCTTTGGTCCGTAAAAGATTTCCATCAATCATTGTGGGTAGTTCTCCTCGATTGGAACTATATGATGGGGCTACAAATTTTTGTCAGACGAGGAGTCTTTTGGAAACTCAAAGTTGTGAAGACTTTCTTTCTAATTCAATATTGGAAGAGCAGGGGAGACTTAATGTAAATGAAACTTGGCATTCTCTAGATTCTGCTCTTCCAtgtttgagaactttttcaccAAGCGAAGATCATTCTGCTACACTGCACATATCCCATCCTCCTACGCCGGTAACTACTGAGAAAAATTCAAACCAACCAGCCACTTTGAAGGAGCCTGTTGGGCTTGAATCACAAATAGATGCTGCATCCATTGAGTTATTGCTTGACAGATCTATCAGTTGCATAACTGGACTAAGGAAGAAGCACTGTCGCCAGCTGGAAGACTGTGGTTTTCACACG TTACGGAAAGTGTTGCACCATTTTCCTCGGACCTATGCTGATTTACAGAATGCTCAGATTGGAATTGATGATGGACGGtactttatttttgttgggAAGATCTTGTCTTCGAG gggtatcagagctagttgtTCTTTTTCGTTTCTTGAGGTTGTTGTAGGTTGTGAAATTGCAGACTGTGAATCTACATCAAAAGATAGTATTGATGATACAAACAGTagtgaaaacaagaaaaagacaaTTTATTTGCATTTGAAGAAATTCTTCCGAGGTGCTCGGTTTACTTTTCAACCTTTTCTTAAAAGTATCCAGGACAAGCACAAGGAAGGAGAGATTGTATGTGTTAGTGGTAAG GTGAAGACTATGCGTACCAAAGATCACTATGAAATGAGAGAATATAATATAGATGTCCTTGAAGATGAAAAAGATTCATCCTTTCAGGCAATGGGGAGGCCATATCCTATTTACCCTTCCAAAGGAGGCCTAAATCCAAATTTTTTGAGGGACATCATTGCAAG AGCGTTACAAGCTTTGCCTGTAATTTTCGATCCTATTCCTAAAGGTATCATTCAGGACTTCAAACTGCTAAGTCTTCATGAA GCATATGCTGGGATTCACCAACCAAAGAACATAAATGAGGCTGATATGGCTCGCAAGCGGCTTATATTTGATGAGTTCTTCTATTTGCAG CTGGGGCGCTTGTTCCAAATGCTTGAAGGTCTTGGTACACAAATAGAGAAAGATGGATTGCTGGATAAGTATAGGAAACCTGAGATAAATGCTGCTTATATTGAGGGATGGTCTTGTCTGGCAAAAACATTTTTGAAGTCTCTTCCATATTCACTTACATCTAGTCAATTAAGTGCTGTTTCAGAGATTATTTGGGATCTTAGGCAACCAGTTCCCATGAATCGGCTATTGCAg GGTGATGTTGGATGTGGAAAGACTATAGTTGCTTTTTTGGCTTGCATGGAGGTTATTGGCTCTGGATATCAG gcAGCTTTCATGGTTCCTACTGAGCTGCTTGCATTCCAGCATTATGAGCAGTTAAGTAATTTGCTTGAAAACATGGAGGAGATTGAGTGCAAACCTTCCATTGCTTTACTAACAGGTTCAACCCCATTAAGACAATCAAGGATGATTCGTAAG GATCTTCAAACTGGAGACATATCAATGGTCATTGGAACCCACAGTTTAATAGCTGAAAATGTAGAGTTCTCTGCATTACGGATTGCTGTAGTGGATGAGCAACATCGTTTTGGTGTGATCCAGAGAGGAAGGTTTAACAGCAAG TTATTTAACACTTCCATAAGTTCAACTATTGCAACAACTGATTCAGATGAGACCTCAAAAGTTGATAACTATATGGCTCCTCATGTTCTTGCCATGTCAGCTACTCCCATCCCTAGAACACTTGCTCTAGCTTTATATGGGGATGTATCCCTGACACAG ATAACTGACTTACCTCCTGGAAGAATACCAGTTGAGACACTCATTATTGAAGGGAGTGACAATGGCTTTCAGAATGTTTACAAG ATAATGCTAGATGAGCTTCAAGCAGGAGGAAAGGTGTATCTTGTGTATCCAGTCATTGAACAATCCGAACAGCTGCCTCAACTTCGTGCAGCTTCTGCAGATTTTGAATCCATATCTGATAAGTTTCAGGATTATAGCTGTGGTTTGTTGCATGGAAAAATGAAGGGTGATGAGAAAGATGAAGCATTAAGACGGTTTAGGTCTGGAGAAACTCAAATACTGCTTGCCACACAAGTAATTGAGATTGGAGTTGATGTTCCAGATGCATCCTTGATGGTTGTTATGAATGCTGAGAGGTTTGGGATAGCTCAGCTGCACCAACTTAGAGGACGGGTTGGACGTGGAGTGAAGAAGTCTAAATGCATATTTATAGCATCTACTGCTAGTAGCCTAAATCGGCTGAAAGTGCTAGAAAAATCATCAGATGGTTTTCACTTGGCAAATGTGGACCTTCTTTTACGTGGACCTGGTGATTTGCTTGGTAAAAAACAATCAGGGCATCTTCCAGAGTTTCCTATTGCTAGATTAGAAGTAGATGGGAATATTTTACAGGAAGCACACCTTGCTGCACTG AAAGTTTTGAGTGCTTCTCATGATATGGAGCAATTCCCACTGCTCAAAGCAGAGCTTAGCATGAGACAGCCGCTCTCTCTTTTGGGTGACTGA
- the LOC107429311 gene encoding ATP-dependent DNA helicase homolog RECG, chloroplastic isoform X3, whose product MRFNNFFFSKFSKICTRSKHEFVGKLLEEVDGIASISNRSKLLDKVSVMMGYDGLHDLIENERAEKHSTTNIKAAMDNFDVSLVRKRFPSIIVGSSPRLELYDGATNFCQTRSLLETQSCEDFLSNSILEEQGRLNVNETWHSLDSALPCLRTFSPSEDHSATLHISHPPTPVTTEKNSNQPATLKEPVGLESQIDAASIELLLDRSISCITGLRKKHCRQLEDCGFHTLRKVLHHFPRTYADLQNAQIGIDDGRYFIFVGKILSSRGIRASCSFSFLEVVVGCEIADCESTSKDSIDDTNSSENKKKTIYLHLKKFFRGARFTFQPFLKSIQDKHKEGEIVCVSGKVKTMRTKDHYEMREYNIDVLEDEKDSSFQAMGRPYPIYPSKGGLNPNFLRDIIARALQALPVIFDPIPKGIIQDFKLLSLHEAYAGIHQPKNINEADMARKRLIFDEFFYLQLGRLFQMLEGLGTQIEKDGLLDKYRKPEINAAYIEGWSCLAKTFLKSLPYSLTSSQLSAVSEIIWDLRQPVPMNRLLQGDVGCGKTIVAFLACMEVIGSGYQAAFMVPTELLAFQHYEQLSNLLENMEEIECKPSIALLTGSTPLRQSRMIRKDLQTGDISMVIGTHSLIAENVEFSALRIAVVDEQHRFGVIQRGRFNSKLFNTSISSTIATTDSDETSKVDNYMAPHVLAMSATPIPRTLALALYGDVSLTQITDLPPGRIPVETLIIEGSDNGFQNVYKQIMLDELQAGGKVYLVYPVIEQSEQLPQLRAASADFESISDKFQDYSCGLLHGKMKGDEKDEALRRFRSGETQILLATQVIEIGVDVPDASLMVVMNAERFGIAQLHQLRGRVGRGVKKSKCIFIASTASSLNRLKVLEKSSDGFHLANVDLLLRGPGDLLGKKQSGHLPEFPIARLEVDGNILQEAHLAALKVLSASHDMEQFPLLKAELSMRQPLSLLGD is encoded by the exons ATGAG gttcaataattttttcttctccAAATTCTCAAAGATTTGTACTCGATCAAAGCATGAGTTTGTGGGAAAGCTGTTGGAGGAAGTAGATGGTATAGCAAGCATCTCAAACCGTTCAAAGTTGCTTGATAAG GTATCGGTTATGATGGGCTATGATGGTCTTCATGATTTGATCGAGAATGAAAGAGCTGAAAAGCACTCTACTACAAACATTAAAGCTGCAATGGATAATTTTGATGTCTCTTTGGTCCGTAAAAGATTTCCATCAATCATTGTGGGTAGTTCTCCTCGATTGGAACTATATGATGGGGCTACAAATTTTTGTCAGACGAGGAGTCTTTTGGAAACTCAAAGTTGTGAAGACTTTCTTTCTAATTCAATATTGGAAGAGCAGGGGAGACTTAATGTAAATGAAACTTGGCATTCTCTAGATTCTGCTCTTCCAtgtttgagaactttttcaccAAGCGAAGATCATTCTGCTACACTGCACATATCCCATCCTCCTACGCCGGTAACTACTGAGAAAAATTCAAACCAACCAGCCACTTTGAAGGAGCCTGTTGGGCTTGAATCACAAATAGATGCTGCATCCATTGAGTTATTGCTTGACAGATCTATCAGTTGCATAACTGGACTAAGGAAGAAGCACTGTCGCCAGCTGGAAGACTGTGGTTTTCACACG TTACGGAAAGTGTTGCACCATTTTCCTCGGACCTATGCTGATTTACAGAATGCTCAGATTGGAATTGATGATGGACGGtactttatttttgttgggAAGATCTTGTCTTCGAG gggtatcagagctagttgtTCTTTTTCGTTTCTTGAGGTTGTTGTAGGTTGTGAAATTGCAGACTGTGAATCTACATCAAAAGATAGTATTGATGATACAAACAGTagtgaaaacaagaaaaagacaaTTTATTTGCATTTGAAGAAATTCTTCCGAGGTGCTCGGTTTACTTTTCAACCTTTTCTTAAAAGTATCCAGGACAAGCACAAGGAAGGAGAGATTGTATGTGTTAGTGGTAAG GTGAAGACTATGCGTACCAAAGATCACTATGAAATGAGAGAATATAATATAGATGTCCTTGAAGATGAAAAAGATTCATCCTTTCAGGCAATGGGGAGGCCATATCCTATTTACCCTTCCAAAGGAGGCCTAAATCCAAATTTTTTGAGGGACATCATTGCAAG AGCGTTACAAGCTTTGCCTGTAATTTTCGATCCTATTCCTAAAGGTATCATTCAGGACTTCAAACTGCTAAGTCTTCATGAA GCATATGCTGGGATTCACCAACCAAAGAACATAAATGAGGCTGATATGGCTCGCAAGCGGCTTATATTTGATGAGTTCTTCTATTTGCAG CTGGGGCGCTTGTTCCAAATGCTTGAAGGTCTTGGTACACAAATAGAGAAAGATGGATTGCTGGATAAGTATAGGAAACCTGAGATAAATGCTGCTTATATTGAGGGATGGTCTTGTCTGGCAAAAACATTTTTGAAGTCTCTTCCATATTCACTTACATCTAGTCAATTAAGTGCTGTTTCAGAGATTATTTGGGATCTTAGGCAACCAGTTCCCATGAATCGGCTATTGCAg GGTGATGTTGGATGTGGAAAGACTATAGTTGCTTTTTTGGCTTGCATGGAGGTTATTGGCTCTGGATATCAG gcAGCTTTCATGGTTCCTACTGAGCTGCTTGCATTCCAGCATTATGAGCAGTTAAGTAATTTGCTTGAAAACATGGAGGAGATTGAGTGCAAACCTTCCATTGCTTTACTAACAGGTTCAACCCCATTAAGACAATCAAGGATGATTCGTAAG GATCTTCAAACTGGAGACATATCAATGGTCATTGGAACCCACAGTTTAATAGCTGAAAATGTAGAGTTCTCTGCATTACGGATTGCTGTAGTGGATGAGCAACATCGTTTTGGTGTGATCCAGAGAGGAAGGTTTAACAGCAAG TTATTTAACACTTCCATAAGTTCAACTATTGCAACAACTGATTCAGATGAGACCTCAAAAGTTGATAACTATATGGCTCCTCATGTTCTTGCCATGTCAGCTACTCCCATCCCTAGAACACTTGCTCTAGCTTTATATGGGGATGTATCCCTGACACAG ATAACTGACTTACCTCCTGGAAGAATACCAGTTGAGACACTCATTATTGAAGGGAGTGACAATGGCTTTCAGAATGTTTACAAG CAGATAATGCTAGATGAGCTTCAAGCAGGAGGAAAGGTGTATCTTGTGTATCCAGTCATTGAACAATCCGAACAGCTGCCTCAACTTCGTGCAGCTTCTGCAGATTTTGAATCCATATCTGATAAGTTTCAGGATTATAGCTGTGGTTTGTTGCATGGAAAAATGAAGGGTGATGAGAAAGATGAAGCATTAAGACGGTTTAGGTCTGGAGAAACTCAAATACTGCTTGCCACACAAGTAATTGAGATTGGAGTTGATGTTCCAGATGCATCCTTGATGGTTGTTATGAATGCTGAGAGGTTTGGGATAGCTCAGCTGCACCAACTTAGAGGACGGGTTGGACGTGGAGTGAAGAAGTCTAAATGCATATTTATAGCATCTACTGCTAGTAGCCTAAATCGGCTGAAAGTGCTAGAAAAATCATCAGATGGTTTTCACTTGGCAAATGTGGACCTTCTTTTACGTGGACCTGGTGATTTGCTTGGTAAAAAACAATCAGGGCATCTTCCAGAGTTTCCTATTGCTAGATTAGAAGTAGATGGGAATATTTTACAGGAAGCACACCTTGCTGCACTG AAAGTTTTGAGTGCTTCTCATGATATGGAGCAATTCCCACTGCTCAAAGCAGAGCTTAGCATGAGACAGCCGCTCTCTCTTTTGGGTGACTGA